The Streptomyces sp. NBC_00659 genomic interval GCCTCGCGCCGGAACACCCCGAGGTACACGGTCTCGGCCGGGGCCGCCTCGCCTCCCGTGTGGAAGGCCGCGTTGCCCACGCCGATCTTCGACGTCATGGCGGCGGCGACGGCGTGTTCCCAGTCGTTCTCGCCCTCGGCGTGCATGATGCCGCCGACGTTCTGCGCGCCGGTCTCCTCCAGGAGCCGTACGGCGGTGGCGATGTAGTTCGGGGACAGCATGCCGTGCCCGTCGACGCGCACGACGACGGGGTGCCGGGACGCCTTGATCGCGGCGTTCAGGGCCGCGGGCGTGCGCCCGGTCGGGTTCGGCACCGTGTGGACGCGCGGGTCCTCACGGACGAGTTCGGCCGCGATCTCGTCCGTCCGGTCCGTTGAGGGACCGATGGCGATCACGACCTCCATCTCGCCGTCGTACTCCTGCGCCAGGATCGCTTGGACGGCCCCGCGCAGATGCCGCTCCTCGTTGAGGACGGGCATGATCACAGAAACGGCGGGGGACCGCACGTCAGACTTCTCGCTCATCGGAGTTCACGTTACCGCGAACGGGGGACACGGTCGCGCGCCGCCCGGCGTAAGGACCGGGCCGCAGATCGTATGGGCCTACCGTGCACACGGATCCCCATGCCAGCGGAACGCGGCTCCGTCCGGCCCGCGGAACGCTTCCCTCCCCCGTCCAGCCTCGCGGAGGTGTCCCCCTTGCCCACGCCGCCCCGCTCCCCCGTCCGCCCTCAGCGCCCCCCGCAGCCGTCTCCCGCGCGGCGTCCCGTCCGGCGCTCCGACGGACGGCCCGTACGACCCGTACGGCGCAGGAGGCCACGCTGGGCCATGCGGGCGCTGACCACCGTCTCCGTGGTGGTCCTCGCCTCGGCGGGCATCGGACACGCGGTGCTGAGCAGCCTGGACGCGGACATCGCCCGGGTCGACCCGTTCAAGGACATGAAGAACCGGCCCGAGGGCGGCCACGGCATGAATCTGCTGATGGTCGGCACCGACGGCCGGGAGAAGATCGCCGAGGCGGAGCGGCGGAAGTACCGGCTCGGCGGCGCGCCCTGCCACTGCACCGACACGGTCATGATCGTGCACATCTCGGAGGACCGGGAGCGCGCCAGCATCGTCAGCCTGCCGCGCGACTCCTACGCCGAGGCGCCCGCGCACACCGACGAGGTCACCGGCAGACGGCACGCCCCCCACCCCCTCAAGCTGAACGCGGCGTACGCGGAGGGCGGCCCGACCCTGACCGTGCGGACCGTCGAGAACATGACCCACGTGAAGATCGACCACTATATGGAGGTCGACTTCACCAGCTTCATGAAGACCGTCGACGTACTCGGCGGCGTCCGTATCTGCACCGCGCAGCCGCTGAAGGACCGGTACACCGGCCTCGACCTGGCGGCCGGCCCGCATGTGCTGGGCGGCGGACAGGCCCTTCAGTACGTACGGTCCCGGCACACCGACGGCTCCTCCGACCTCGGCCGGATGAAGCGCCAGCAGCGCTTCCTGGCCTCTCTCGTCTCCCAGGCCACGTCGTCCGGGGTACTGCTGAACCCGATGAGGTTCCGGGACGTGACACGGGCGGTGCTGGGCTCGGTGCGGGCCGACAAGGGGTTCGGCACGGACGAGCTGCTGGACCTGGGCCGGGCGATGCGGAACTTCTCCCCGTCCTCGTCCGAGTTCACGACCGTGCCGATCGGACAGATGGCCTATGCCGTCAAGGGCATCGGCTCGACCCTGAAGTGGGACGAGCCGAAGGCGAGGAAGCTGTTCCAGGAACTGCGCGAGGACAAGCCGCTCGCGGCGCCCCGGGCGCCGCGGCCGAGGGCCGTCCCGGTCGCGGTGGCCCCGCAGCGGATCCGGGTCCAGATCGAGAACGGAACCTCCACGACGGGTCTCGGCAAGCGGGTCGACGGCGCGCTCGCCGCCACCGGCTTCCGCACGACGGGCCGTCCCACGACGGCCCACGACCCCACGGTCCGGCGCACCGTCGTCGCGTACGACCCCCGCTGGGACCGCTCGGCGAAATCCCTCGCGGCCGCGCTGCCCGGTGCCGAGCTGCGCGCGGTCCGCGGGCAGGGCCCGCTGTTGAAGGTGATCGCCGGTGCGGACTTCAAGCGGGTGACGCGGGTACGGGCCGACGATCCCGCTCAGGGCGAGTCCGGGGTGGTCACGGGAGACCAGGTGGTGTGTCCCTGACCCGGGACGCGTGATCCGAACGGCAGGCCCTACTCGTCGAGGCCTTCCGCCGCTCGCTTCTCGCGGAGTTCCATGATCGCGCGGCGGCGGGCCAGCCGGTGCGTGCGGCGGATCTGCGCCTCCTGGAAGCGGCGCTCGTCACGCTCGGTCTCGGTGATGACCGGTGGCACCCGGCGGGGCTTGCCGTCGCCGTCGACGGCGGCGAACACGAGATAGGCCGAACCGACCTGCTGAGGCGGGGTGGACTCGTTCCAGCGCTCGGCCAGGACCCGCACACCGACCTCCATCGAGGTCCGTCCGGTCCAGTTGACCTGGGCCTTCACATGGACCAGGTCACCCACGCGAACGGGTTCGAGGAAGGCCATCTCGTCCATCGAGGCGGTGACGGCGGGCCCGCCGGAGTGCCGCCCCGCCACGGCGCCCGCCGCGTCGTCGACGAGCTTCATGATCACGCCACCGTGCACCGACCCCAGAAGGTTCGTGTCGTTGTGGGTCATGATGTGGCTGAGGGTGGTGCGGGACGCGGAGGTCGGCTTGCCCGGGATGTCGTTTTCCGGGTTGGGGGCCTGGTCTGTCATGTCCTCCACCTTATGCCGGGCGCATGGCGGTCTCTTTGCATCAGGTCTGCAACAGGCGTGACCCAGATCTCCCTGCTCTCTTGTAAGGCGCCTGGTGGAGAGCGGCACACTGGTCGGCATGAATGATTGGCCCGACGGGTGGTCCGACGACAACCGCAGCAACCGCTACGGACGCGGCAGCGCAGGCGCACAGCCTGAGAGCGCCCGCGTCATGCGCCAGGTCCGCCGTGGGCCCGCCGCACCCGCACCGGGCCAGGGCGCGCCGCCGTACGGCGCAGGGGTGCCCCGGCAGCCCTCGTACGTCGACGGCCAGGGCCACGACGAGGGCCAGGGCCACGACAACGGGTACGACTCCGGCTACAACACCGGCCACGTGTACGGCAACGGGCCCGGCGGTCCGCAGGGCCCCGGCGGCGGTGACGCCTACCCCCGGCGCCCCGCGCCGAACTGGCGGCGCCGGATCAAGTGGACCGCGATCACGCTGGTCACCGCGCTGGTCGTGGTCTCCGTCGGAACGTACTTCTGGGCCGACTCCAAGCTCCACCGAGACGTGGATCTCTCCAAGGTCATAGACCGGCCGGAGACCGGCGAGGGAACGAACTATCTGATCGTCGGTTCCGACAGCCGCGCAGGCATGTCCGCCGAGGAGAAGAAGAAGCTGCACACCGGCTCCGCCGAGGGCAAGCGCACGGACTCGATGATGATCCTGCACACGGGCAGCAACGGCTCCACGCTGCTCTCGCTCCCGCGCGACTCGAACGTCACGATCCCGAAGTTCCAGGGGTCCGAGTCCGGCAAGATCAAGGGCCCGCTGGGCACGAACAAGCTGAACGCGGCCTATGCGTTCGACGGTCCCACCCTTCTGGTCAGGACCATCGAGTACAACACCGGCCTGCACATCGACCACTACGTGGAGATCGGCTTCGCCGGGTTCGCGGGCATCGTCGACGCGGTCGGCGGCGTCGAGATGACGCTCGACCAGGGCTTCAAGGACAAGTACTCCGGCGCCGACTTCAAGGCGGGCAAGCAGACGCTGAACGGCGAGCAGGCCCTCGCCTTCGTCCGTACCCGGCACGCCTTCGCCGCCTCGGACCTCCAGCGCACCAAGAACCAGCAGAAGTTCCTGGCCGCCCTGGCCCACCAGGTCGCTACCCCCTCGACGGTCCTGAACCCGTTCAAGCTCTACCCGACGATGGGTGCGGGCCTGGACTCGCTGGTCGTCGACAAGGACATGAGCCTGTGGGACCTGGCCGACATGTTCTGGGCCATGAAGGGCGTCACCAGCGGCGACGGCACGTCCATGAACATGCCGATCTCCGGTTCCAGCGGCGGCAACCTCGTCTGGGACAAGGCGAAGGTCAAGACACTGGTGGACGAGCTCAAGAACGACGAGAAGGTCACGGTGACAGGCAACTGACCCGTCACCGAACGGCGTTGACGGCGGCCTGACCCGTTCAGGACCGCCGCCGCCGTCGACCCGGCCCGGCATCGCACGAGGTCGCCGGTCCCCTTGACCCACCGACACCACCGCCTCGCGACGGTGACGGTGGGTCAATTGCGTAGAGAGCGCAGGGTGATACTGCCGCGGGTGCGCGGGCCGTCGAACTTCGAGCGGTCGACCACGGGCCTCGGGGCCGGTTCCGCGGCCATGAGACGGATGGTGTCGCGACCCGCGAGAGCGGTGCACCACTGGGCGAGGTGGGGGCGGGTGCCACGCGGACCCGACGCCTCCTCCCAGAGGTCACGGACCGCGTCGGCCCGCCGGTCGTCGAGCACGCCGGACAGCGGCTTCAGGGGCTTGCCGGGCGTCACGTACGCGTCCTGGCTCACGACACGGCCCACCACCAGAGCCGCCTTGTAGCGGTCGCTGTCCACCGTGGCGCTGCCGGCGGCGGCCAGCGGGTCGTGCCAGTCGGGGGTGTCCGCCTGTTCCAGGACCGGGGGCCGCCCGGCCATGCGGACGCCGTCGCAGTCCAGGAGATACGGGGCGGGTGCGGGCCGGACGGTCCACAGCACGTTCGCGTGGGACACGTCACCGACGACCAGCCCCAGGGTGTGCAGCCACCGGAAGAGCCCGAGGAAGGCGACGAGCAGCGCGAACCGCTCGGCCGGCGACGGCTGCGCGACGGCCTGCCAGGCCGCCTTCGGCGGCCGGAGCAGATAGGACAGGTCGGTCAGCCGGGTCTCGCCGCGCGAGGTCGGCCAGGTCATGGAGTCCGGCGCCCGGCGCATCAGGAAGCCGGTCGCCCTGCCGCCGTCCATGACCCGGCACTGCGGCCACGCCGTCTCCCGGTCCAGGCGCTCCCGGTCGGCCGGGGCGAGCCCCTGGCGCAGGGCCACGAGCGCCGCCAGCCGACCGGCGTCGACCTTCCCCGGCTCGCGATAGCTCTTGTACAGCAGCCGGCCGGGACCGACGACGTCGTACACCTCGCCCTGGCCGCCGTCGCCGACGCGCACGCCGAGGGTGAGCGAGCCGAGCGTCACGTCGGCGCCGTCGTCGGTGCTCACGGCCCGGCCTCCCACAGGACGACGGCGGTGCGGTCGTCGTCGTACGACTTCACCCGGTACTGGAGCTGCCACAGGAAGTCGGCCGGTGCCGGCGCGGTCCCCCGGCCCCATCCGGACCTCAGGAAGTCCCGCATCCCCGCGTCACCGGCGAGCGGTGTGGACAGGCCGTCCGTGCACAGCACGAGGACGTCACCGGGCAGGGCCGGGGCGAGGAGCAGGGCGCGGGCGCGGTGCGCGTGCGGCAGGGCGGCGGTGCGGGTGTCGATCATTCCGTCGCCGTCGTGCTCGGGGTCCGTGAGGGACAGGTTCCACTCCCCGGCGCGCAGCAGCGCCGTGCCGCCGTCACCGACGGCCAGGAAGCCGCGGGCGCGCACCCGGGGATCGAGCGGGACGAGCAGGGCGCGCAGGGTGGTGGCGTACGCGGCGGGGTCGTCGCCGTGTTCGCGGGCGCGGTGCGCGAGCAGGGTCGCGACCCGGCCCACGGCGGTGTCCACCAGTGCGGCGAACCCCGGCCGGTCGCCCGCGCGCACGGTTTCCGCGAGCTCCGCGGACACGGCGTCCAGCTCCATCGCGGCCAGCCGGCAGGCCTCCTGGGAGCCGACGTGCGAGCGGGCCGCCGATCCCACGCCGTCCGCCACCGCGAGCAGCAGCAGCCCGTCCGGGCCGGGGACCCCGAGGCGCACCACGGCCAGGGAGTCCTGGCGCGGCTCGCCCTGATAGCGGTGCGAGTCGCCGCGCACCGACGCCGCCCGCACGGTCAGAGGGCCGTATCCGGCGCCGTCCACCACCGTGTCGGGCGTCAGCGCCGCGGTCGGGTCCTCCCGGACCGAGGGAATCTCGCGGGGCTCCGGGGCGTACAGCGGGGGCTTGGGGCCGGAGTGGAACGGCGCGCCGAGCACCGGGACGGATCCGGTCCGCGCGCCGGGCCCGTCGGCCGTCGGCGAGGGCCCCGGGGCCGGCCCGTAGGACAGGGGGGTCGGCCCGGCGGGCTGCGCCGTGGACGTCCCGGGCACCGCGGCGGGCGCCCCGGGCTCCGGCTGGTCGTTGAAGAACAGGTCGACGCTCTGCCAGGTCTCGTCCAGCGGGTCGGGCTCCCGCGCGTCCGGCCAGCTGAACTCCGCCCGCCGCAGGTCGTGCTGACACCCCTCCGGATGTCCCGGGTCCGGATGTCCCGGGTCCGGCTGCCACGCTTCGGGCTGACGCAGGTCGGGATGGCGCGTGTCGGGCTCGCGCAGATCGGGCTCGCGCAGGTCGGGCCTGTGCGTGTCGGGATGCCGCGGGCCCGTCCGGGACCGTCCGGCGGCGTTCATGTCGTTCTCCATCGGTGCGACCTCACAGCTTGTCGAGAGAGACGATGGAGAAGCCGGGCACGGTGTCGTCCACGGCCAGGGTGAATCCGTTGCCGCCGTTCGCGGCGATGCCCTCGGCGGACCGGACGATCGACCGGGTGAGGCTGGAGGCGAACTCGCGCAGCGCCTGCGCCGGTGACACCGAGGAGTCCTTCTGCATGAACGCCCGGAAGTTCGCGACCTGGGCGATCGTCGACTCCTGTGCCTCACCGATGCCGAAGGCGATGATCTTCGGGCAGAACCGTGACTGGGTGACCTCCTTGTACGCCTGGTCCCAGTCCGGGTCGGTGGGAATGCCGTCCGAGAGGAAGAAGACCACGGGGCGGTACACCTCGTGGCCCTCCGCCTTCAGTCCCGCCACATCGGCCTCGACACAGCGCAGCAGGGTGCGGAAGGCGTCGCCGTACGAGGTGAGCCCGCCCGCGGCGAGCGCGGGGACCGAGTCGATGCCGCTGAGGTCGGCGAGCGGCTGGAGCACGGTGGCGGTGTCGGAGAAGCCGATCAGGCAGAAGCGCGTCTTGTCGGCGACGGTCGGGTTGGTGCTGATCTCGTGGTGCAGGTCCGGGAGCGCGCCGTTGATGGCGTCGATCGGCTCGCCGATCATCGACCCGGACTCGTCGCAGAGCAGGTAGAAGGGCAGGATCTGCAAGGTCTCGTACCTCCGGGTCAGTACGTGTAGAAGTAGATCTCGATGTCGGCGTGGCCCGGGGAGGCTCCGCCCTTCCAGAAGTCGCGGGTGGTGGCGGCGCGGAACATGTCCGGACGGGCCCTCTCCAGCAGGGCGTTGACCTCGTGGGCGTAGCGGCCTCCCGCGCCCGGGTCGGTGTGGCGTCCGAAGGTCAGCACGAAGGCGGCCTGCCGTCCCCGGTAGCGCGAGGTCGCGCTACGCAGTGCCCGCACGATGCCCTCGCCGTCGCCGGCCTGCGCGTCGACGGCCA includes:
- a CDS encoding glycosyltransferase family 2 protein translates to MSEKSDVRSPAVSVIMPVLNEERHLRGAVQAILAQEYDGEMEVVIAIGPSTDRTDEIAAELVREDPRVHTVPNPTGRTPAALNAAIKASRHPVVVRVDGHGMLSPNYIATAVRLLEETGAQNVGGIMHAEGENDWEHAVAAAMTSKIGVGNAAFHTGGEAAPAETVYLGVFRREALERQGGYNEEFIRAQDWELNFRIREAGGLIWFSPELKVSYRPRPSVKALAKQYKDYGRWRHVVARYHEGSINLRYLAPPTAVCAIAAGLVVGAVLTPWGLIVPAGYLAAIGLGSLPAGKGLPAKARLQIPVALATMHMSWGWGFLTSPRSLAKKVIASRRPAVVGATR
- a CDS encoding LCP family protein is translated as MPTPPRSPVRPQRPPQPSPARRPVRRSDGRPVRPVRRRRPRWAMRALTTVSVVVLASAGIGHAVLSSLDADIARVDPFKDMKNRPEGGHGMNLLMVGTDGREKIAEAERRKYRLGGAPCHCTDTVMIVHISEDRERASIVSLPRDSYAEAPAHTDEVTGRRHAPHPLKLNAAYAEGGPTLTVRTVENMTHVKIDHYMEVDFTSFMKTVDVLGGVRICTAQPLKDRYTGLDLAAGPHVLGGGQALQYVRSRHTDGSSDLGRMKRQQRFLASLVSQATSSGVLLNPMRFRDVTRAVLGSVRADKGFGTDELLDLGRAMRNFSPSSSEFTTVPIGQMAYAVKGIGSTLKWDEPKARKLFQELREDKPLAAPRAPRPRAVPVAVAPQRIRVQIENGTSTTGLGKRVDGALAATGFRTTGRPTTAHDPTVRRTVVAYDPRWDRSAKSLAAALPGAELRAVRGQGPLLKVIAGADFKRVTRVRADDPAQGESGVVTGDQVVCP
- a CDS encoding acyl-CoA thioesterase is translated as MTDQAPNPENDIPGKPTSASRTTLSHIMTHNDTNLLGSVHGGVIMKLVDDAAGAVAGRHSGGPAVTASMDEMAFLEPVRVGDLVHVKAQVNWTGRTSMEVGVRVLAERWNESTPPQQVGSAYLVFAAVDGDGKPRRVPPVITETERDERRFQEAQIRRTHRLARRRAIMELREKRAAEGLDE
- a CDS encoding LCP family protein — protein: MNDWPDGWSDDNRSNRYGRGSAGAQPESARVMRQVRRGPAAPAPGQGAPPYGAGVPRQPSYVDGQGHDEGQGHDNGYDSGYNTGHVYGNGPGGPQGPGGGDAYPRRPAPNWRRRIKWTAITLVTALVVVSVGTYFWADSKLHRDVDLSKVIDRPETGEGTNYLIVGSDSRAGMSAEEKKKLHTGSAEGKRTDSMMILHTGSNGSTLLSLPRDSNVTIPKFQGSESGKIKGPLGTNKLNAAYAFDGPTLLVRTIEYNTGLHIDHYVEIGFAGFAGIVDAVGGVEMTLDQGFKDKYSGADFKAGKQTLNGEQALAFVRTRHAFAASDLQRTKNQQKFLAALAHQVATPSTVLNPFKLYPTMGAGLDSLVVDKDMSLWDLADMFWAMKGVTSGDGTSMNMPISGSSGGNLVWDKAKVKTLVDELKNDEKVTVTGN
- a CDS encoding PP2C family serine/threonine-protein phosphatase is translated as MENDMNAAGRSRTGPRHPDTHRPDLREPDLREPDTRHPDLRQPEAWQPDPGHPDPGHPEGCQHDLRRAEFSWPDAREPDPLDETWQSVDLFFNDQPEPGAPAAVPGTSTAQPAGPTPLSYGPAPGPSPTADGPGARTGSVPVLGAPFHSGPKPPLYAPEPREIPSVREDPTAALTPDTVVDGAGYGPLTVRAASVRGDSHRYQGEPRQDSLAVVRLGVPGPDGLLLLAVADGVGSAARSHVGSQEACRLAAMELDAVSAELAETVRAGDRPGFAALVDTAVGRVATLLAHRAREHGDDPAAYATTLRALLVPLDPRVRARGFLAVGDGGTALLRAGEWNLSLTDPEHDGDGMIDTRTAALPHAHRARALLLAPALPGDVLVLCTDGLSTPLAGDAGMRDFLRSGWGRGTAPAPADFLWQLQYRVKSYDDDRTAVVLWEAGP
- a CDS encoding vWA domain-containing protein yields the protein MQILPFYLLCDESGSMIGEPIDAINGALPDLHHEISTNPTVADKTRFCLIGFSDTATVLQPLADLSGIDSVPALAAGGLTSYGDAFRTLLRCVEADVAGLKAEGHEVYRPVVFFLSDGIPTDPDWDQAYKEVTQSRFCPKIIAFGIGEAQESTIAQVANFRAFMQKDSSVSPAQALREFASSLTRSIVRSAEGIAANGGNGFTLAVDDTVPGFSIVSLDKL